A single region of the Oncorhynchus kisutch isolate 150728-3 linkage group LG30, Okis_V2, whole genome shotgun sequence genome encodes:
- the LOC109874915 gene encoding collagen alpha-1(XVIII) chain isoform X2 yields MALLCLYSLLLLMAPVHGQWWSAFLGKSQEMTTQPLTTVPTTTQVLWTTEGTEVGQVGTQTEVFTTAPVQSTPLQSIQEPAGDGTTEIKPKAKKISLKMWKSRERGSTGHLDLTELIGVPLPPSVSFITGYEGFPAYGFGPDANIGRLTKTFMPDPFFRDFAIIVTIRPSSKQGGVLFAITDAQQKVVQLGLALTPVEDETQRIQLYYTEGGEESSHSQQVASFKLPDMRNKWTRFTLSVQDQEVRLYMDCDDFQAETFHRSSRQLSFEPSSGIFVGNAGGTGLEKFVGSIQQLVIKPDPRAAEEQCEEDDPYASGDGSGDDTLHDRETDDKLMNTERKKETARPEDMLSVPVRAPPTESPELELDEYTVHLTPTNQAHQEMLLEVSHQTEEPGERSGDGRPLSYGQKGEQGEPGPMGPAGPRGPPGPSTPSEDRSGHGQPGPRGPQGPSGAPGVPGKDGQPGRKGEDGDPGQRGPHGFPGLAGEVGVKGDKGDTGVGLPGPPGPPGPLKSHSVPYGEDALGSGFGDLDDTEFIRGSPGPPGPPGQPGPPGPTRFFEASEGLFPGQPGSPGPPGRDGLVGKHGPPGPTGLDGDAGVTGPTGLKGEQGLAGPNGPMGVSGDPGLTGATGPRGLEGKTGDPGPRGLPGPPGPPGGRFFVEDVEGSGKNDMVLGTELKGPQGPPGLPGPAGPKGEDGKDGASGLSVKGEPGASGPEGLQGLAGLPGARGLKGDKGDPGPKGECGPDGHNVPGPPGPPGPPGPIINLQDLLLNNTESMFNITEIRGPPGPMGPEGEPGRAGFPGPRGPKGDSGLPGFQGPPGMKGAKGEAGVTIAADGTVMTSVRGPRGPKGIKGERGFPGAYGVMGPIGPTGQKGEYGFPGRPGRPGMAGKKGDQGDAIGQPGLPGPPGPPGPPGPVTGLNGTVFPVRPRPFCKTPVNGSKGSSQGGRRNGGAKGEKGEVGLPGMPGEPDDILPEGVVGEKGDMGYEGMKGDQGEPGLPGPPGLPGRSGLVGPKGESVIGTVGHPGAPGEPGVLGIGRPGSRGPPGPAGPPGPPPVYGSAVSIPGPPGPPGPPGITGYENPVSTYRNTNSLMRESHRAAEGSMAYVSDKGELYVRTRDGWRKVQLGELILVPAESPSSAVSQALSRPGDRTRPHRPHSQELVGTSYVPNYNVLPHTVHSVPALHLVALNAPFSGDMRGIRGADFQCYQQARAMGLTATYRAFLSSHLQDLATIVKKGDRYNMPVINLKGEVIYSSWMNIFSGNGGVFDPSIPIYSFEGRNVMTDPTWPQKLVWHGSSTVGIRMTTNYCEAWRAGDMAVTGQASLLQTGRLLGQHTRSCSNHFIVLCIENSYIDHRRSN; encoded by the exons AGCGTGGCTCTACGGGACACCTAGACCTGACCGAGTTGATCGGAGTgccactccctccctctgtctccttcatCACCGGCTATGAGGGCTTCCCGGCCTACGGCTTCGGGCCTGACGCCAACATCGGACGTCTCACCAAGACCTTCATGCCCGATCCTTTCTTCAGGGACTTTGCCATCATTGTCACCATCAGGCCCAGCAGCAAACAGGGAGGGGTGCTGTTCGCCATCACTGATGCCCAGCAGAAGGTGGTGCAGCTGGGGTTGGCACTGACGCCCGTGGAGGACGAGACCCAGAGGATTCAGCTGTACTACACCGAGGGGGGCGAGGAGTCCTCACATAGCCAACAGGTGGCGTCCTTCAAGTTGCCTGATATGAGGAATAAGTGGACGCGCTTCACTCTGTCGGTGCAGGACCAGGAGGTACGCCTCTATATGGACTGTGATGACTTCCAAGCAGAGACCTTCCACAGGAGCAGCCGCCAGCTCAGCTTTGAACCCAGCTCGGGCATCTTCGTGGGCAATGCTGGAGGAACTGGCCTGGAGAAGTTTGTG GGCTCTATCCAGCAGCTGGTGATCAAGCCGGACCCCAGGGCTGCAGAGGAGCAGTGTGAAGAGGATGATCCCTAT GCTTCTGGGGATGGGAGTGGGGATGACACGTTGCATGACCGTGAAACAGATGACAAGTTGATGAACACGGAACGAAAAAAGGAAACAGCACGG CCAGAGGACATGCTAAGCGTGCCAGTGCGAGCTCCACCCACAGAGTCTCCAGAGTTGGAGCTAGATGAGTACACTGTTCACCTGACCCCCACAAACCAAGCCCATCAGGAGATGCTGCTCGAAG TATCCCACCAAACAGAGGAGCCAGGGGAGAGGTCAGGGGAT GGCAGGCCTCTTAGCTACGGACAGAAAGGAGAGCAAGGAGAGCCTGGGCCTATGGGTCCTGCTGGCCCCCGTGGCCCCCCTGGCCCTTCCACTCCCTCTGAGGATAGGTCTGGACACGGCCAGCCAGGACCAAGGGGCCCTCAGGGGCCTTCAGGGGCCCCTGGGGTGCCAGGGAAGGACGGACAGCCT GGAAGAAAGGGTGAAGATGGAGACCCA GGACAAAGAGGACCTCATGGATTCCCAGGGTTGGCAGGAGAGGTTGGAGTCAAAGGAGATAAG GGGGACACAGGAGTAGGCTTACCGGGGCCTCCAGGCCCTCCCGGACCACTCAAATCTCACAGTGTACCG TATGGAGAGGATGCACTCGGCTCTGGCTTTGGGGACCTTGACGATACAGAATTTATCAGA GGTTCCCCTGGTCCTCCCGGCCCTCCAGGTCAACCTGGCCCGCCTGGTCCCACCCGTTTCTTTGAAGCCTCCGAGGGCTTATTCCCTGGACAACCAGGTTCTCCAGGGCCACCTGGCAGAGACGGCCTTGTTGGGAAACATGGACCACCG GGTCCTACTGGTCTGGATGGGGATGCTGGAGTGACAGGGCCTACAGGTCTGAAG GGTGAACAAGGACTAGCTGGACCAAACGGACCAATG GGTGTATCAGGTGACCCAGGGCTGACAGGAGCTACAGGACCGAGGGGACTAGAGGGGAAGACAGGCGACCCTGGACCGAGGGGGCTGCCTGGCCCCCCCGGACCCCCAGGAGGAAGATTTTTTGTCGAG GATGTAGAGGGGTCTGGGAAGAATGACATGGTCCTTGGCACAGAACTCAAAGGCCCTCAG GGACCTCCTGGTCTCCCTGGCCCTGCAGGACCAAAG GGTGAAGATGGGAAGGATGGGGCTTCTGGGTTGTCAGTGAAG GGTGAGCCTGGTGCTTCTGGACCTGAGGGACTCCAAGGGCTAGCTGGGTTACCAGGCGCCAGG GGATTGAAAGGAGACAAAGGTGATCCAGGACCAAAG GGGGAGTGTGGTCCTGATGGACACAATGTACCTGGTCCTCCTGGTCCTCCTGGCCCTCCAGGACCAATTATCAATCTGCAGGAT CTCCTCCTGAACAATACAGAGAGCATGTTTAACATCACTGAGATACGTGGGCCCCCTGGCCCAATG GGCCCTGAAGGCGAGCCTGGCAGAGCAGGATTCCCT GGCCCAAGAGGACCAAAGGGTGACAGTGGGCTTCCTGGTTTTCAAGGTCCACCAGGAATGAAG GGTGCGAAAGGGGAAGCTGGTGTCACTATCGCTGCCGATGGAACTGTGATGACAAGTGTCAGGGGGCCTCGGGGACCAAAAGGAATCAAG GGTGAGCGTGGCTTCCCTGGAGCTTATGGTGTCATG GGACCAATTGGACCAACTGGACAAAAGGGAGAATACGGGTTCCCTGGTCGACCG GGGCGACCTGGAATGGCAGGGAAGAAGGGAGACCAGGGAGATGCCATTGGTCAACCA GGACTTCCTGGTCCTCCTGGCCCTCCCGGACCCCCAGGACCAGTAACAGGGCTCAACGGA ACAGTTTTTCCGGTCCGTCCCAGACCGTTCTGCAAAACACCA GTTAATGGCAGCAAAGGGTCGTCACAAG GTGGCAGGAGAAACGGAGGTGCTAAAGGGGAAAAGGGAGAGGTTGGACTTCCTGGAATGCCTGGAGAACCAG ATGATATTCTACCAGAAGGCGTTGTA ggagaaaaaggagaCATGGGCTATGAAGGAATGAAAGGAGACCAGGGTGAACCTGGGTTGCCTGGCCCTCCAGGTCTTCCTGGGAGATCAGGCCTTGTG GGGCCAAAAGGTGAGTCCGTCATTGGCACCGTTGGTCATCCTGGAGCTCCTGGTGAACCAGGGGTTCTTGGCATTGGACGACCAGGCTCTCGGGGGCCCCCTGGCCCTGCCGGACCCCCTGGACCACCCCCTGTCTATGGTTCAG CTGTGAGTATTCCAGGCCCACCTGGGCCTCCCGGTCCTCCTGGGATTACTGGCTATGAAAACCCG gtgtccacatacaggaACACCAACAGTTTGATGAGGGAGAGCCACCGTGCTGCAGAGGGCTCGATGGCATATGTCTCAGACAAGGGAGAACTCTACGTTAGAACTAGAGATGGCTGGCGCAAGGTTCAG CTTGGTGAGCTCATCCTCGTCCCAGCAGAGAGCCCATCCTCTGCAGTGTCCCAGGCCCTGAGCAGACCAGGAGATCGCACCAGACCCCACAGGCCACACAGCCAG GAACTAGTTGGAACTAGCTACGTGCCCAACTATAATGTCCTACCTCATACAGTACACTCAGTACCAGCG CTGCACCTGGTGGCCCTGAATGCTCCGTTCTCTGGGGACATGCGTGGCATCCGGGGAGCAGACTTCCAGTGCTACCAGCAGGCCCGAGCCATGGGTCTCACTGCCACCTACAGAGCCTTCTTGTCCTCACACCTCCAGGACCTGGCCACCATCGTCAAGAAGGGAGACCGCTACAACATGCCCGTCATCAACCTCAAG GGAGAGGTGATCTATAGCAGCTGGATGAACATCTTCTCTGGGAACGGAGGAGTGTTTGACCCATCCATCCCCATCTACTCCTTTGAAGGACGGAACGTCATGACGGACCCTACTTG GCCTCAGAAGCTGGTGTGGCATGGCTCCAGTACGGTGGGCATCCGTATGACCACTAACTACTGTGAGGCGTGGCGGGCGGGTGACATGGCGGTGACGGGCCAGGCTTCGCTCCTCCAGACAGGCAGACTTCTGGGCCAACACACCCGCAGCTGCTCCAACCATTTCATAGTGCTGTGTATCGAGAACAGCTACATTGACCACAGGAGGTCTAATTAA
- the LOC109874915 gene encoding collagen alpha-1(XVIII) chain isoform X1: MALLCLYSLLLLMAPVHGQWWSAFLGKSQEMTTQPLTTVPTTTQVLWTTEGTEVGQVGTQTEVFTTAPVQSTPLQSIQEPAGDGTTEIKPKAKKISLKMWKSRERGSTGHLDLTELIGVPLPPSVSFITGYEGFPAYGFGPDANIGRLTKTFMPDPFFRDFAIIVTIRPSSKQGGVLFAITDAQQKVVQLGLALTPVEDETQRIQLYYTEGGEESSHSQQVASFKLPDMRNKWTRFTLSVQDQEVRLYMDCDDFQAETFHRSSRQLSFEPSSGIFVGNAGGTGLEKFVGSIQQLVIKPDPRAAEEQCEEDDPYASGDGSGDDTLHDRETDDKLMNTERKKETARPEDMLSVPVRAPPTESPELELDEYTVHLTPTNQAHQEMLLEVSHQTEEPGERSGDGRPLSYGQKGEQGEPGPMGPAGPRGPPGPSTPSEDRSGHGQPGPRGPQGPSGAPGVPGKDGQPGRKGEDGDPGQRGPHGFPGLAGEVGVKGDKGDTGVGLPGPPGPPGPLKSHSVPYGEDALGSGFGDLDDTEFIRGSPGPPGPPGQPGPPGPTRFFEASEGLFPGQPGSPGPPGRDGLVGKHGPPGPTGLDGDAGVTGPTGLKGEQGLAGPNGPMGVSGDPGLTGATGPRGLEGKTGDPGPRGLPGPPGPPGGRFFVEDVEGSGKNDMVLGTELKGPQGPPGLPGPAGPKGEDGKDGASGLSVKGEPGASGPEGLQGLAGLPGARGLKGDKGDPGPKGECGPDGHNVPGPPGPPGPPGPIINLQDLLLNNTESMFNITEIRGPPGPMGPEGEPGRAGFPGPRGPKGDSGLPGFQGPPGMKGAKGEAGVTIAADGTVMTSVRGPRGPKGIKGERGFPGAYGVMGPIGPTGQKGEYGFPGRPGRPGMAGKKGDQGDAIGQPGLPGPPGPPGPPGPVTGLNGTVFPVRPRPFCKTPVNGSKGSSQGGRRNGGAKGEKGEVGLPGMPGEPDDILPEGVVFVPQGEKGDMGYEGMKGDQGEPGLPGPPGLPGRSGLVGPKGESVIGTVGHPGAPGEPGVLGIGRPGSRGPPGPAGPPGPPPVYGSAVSIPGPPGPPGPPGITGYENPVSTYRNTNSLMRESHRAAEGSMAYVSDKGELYVRTRDGWRKVQLGELILVPAESPSSAVSQALSRPGDRTRPHRPHSQELVGTSYVPNYNVLPHTVHSVPALHLVALNAPFSGDMRGIRGADFQCYQQARAMGLTATYRAFLSSHLQDLATIVKKGDRYNMPVINLKGEVIYSSWMNIFSGNGGVFDPSIPIYSFEGRNVMTDPTWPQKLVWHGSSTVGIRMTTNYCEAWRAGDMAVTGQASLLQTGRLLGQHTRSCSNHFIVLCIENSYIDHRRSN, encoded by the exons AGCGTGGCTCTACGGGACACCTAGACCTGACCGAGTTGATCGGAGTgccactccctccctctgtctccttcatCACCGGCTATGAGGGCTTCCCGGCCTACGGCTTCGGGCCTGACGCCAACATCGGACGTCTCACCAAGACCTTCATGCCCGATCCTTTCTTCAGGGACTTTGCCATCATTGTCACCATCAGGCCCAGCAGCAAACAGGGAGGGGTGCTGTTCGCCATCACTGATGCCCAGCAGAAGGTGGTGCAGCTGGGGTTGGCACTGACGCCCGTGGAGGACGAGACCCAGAGGATTCAGCTGTACTACACCGAGGGGGGCGAGGAGTCCTCACATAGCCAACAGGTGGCGTCCTTCAAGTTGCCTGATATGAGGAATAAGTGGACGCGCTTCACTCTGTCGGTGCAGGACCAGGAGGTACGCCTCTATATGGACTGTGATGACTTCCAAGCAGAGACCTTCCACAGGAGCAGCCGCCAGCTCAGCTTTGAACCCAGCTCGGGCATCTTCGTGGGCAATGCTGGAGGAACTGGCCTGGAGAAGTTTGTG GGCTCTATCCAGCAGCTGGTGATCAAGCCGGACCCCAGGGCTGCAGAGGAGCAGTGTGAAGAGGATGATCCCTAT GCTTCTGGGGATGGGAGTGGGGATGACACGTTGCATGACCGTGAAACAGATGACAAGTTGATGAACACGGAACGAAAAAAGGAAACAGCACGG CCAGAGGACATGCTAAGCGTGCCAGTGCGAGCTCCACCCACAGAGTCTCCAGAGTTGGAGCTAGATGAGTACACTGTTCACCTGACCCCCACAAACCAAGCCCATCAGGAGATGCTGCTCGAAG TATCCCACCAAACAGAGGAGCCAGGGGAGAGGTCAGGGGAT GGCAGGCCTCTTAGCTACGGACAGAAAGGAGAGCAAGGAGAGCCTGGGCCTATGGGTCCTGCTGGCCCCCGTGGCCCCCCTGGCCCTTCCACTCCCTCTGAGGATAGGTCTGGACACGGCCAGCCAGGACCAAGGGGCCCTCAGGGGCCTTCAGGGGCCCCTGGGGTGCCAGGGAAGGACGGACAGCCT GGAAGAAAGGGTGAAGATGGAGACCCA GGACAAAGAGGACCTCATGGATTCCCAGGGTTGGCAGGAGAGGTTGGAGTCAAAGGAGATAAG GGGGACACAGGAGTAGGCTTACCGGGGCCTCCAGGCCCTCCCGGACCACTCAAATCTCACAGTGTACCG TATGGAGAGGATGCACTCGGCTCTGGCTTTGGGGACCTTGACGATACAGAATTTATCAGA GGTTCCCCTGGTCCTCCCGGCCCTCCAGGTCAACCTGGCCCGCCTGGTCCCACCCGTTTCTTTGAAGCCTCCGAGGGCTTATTCCCTGGACAACCAGGTTCTCCAGGGCCACCTGGCAGAGACGGCCTTGTTGGGAAACATGGACCACCG GGTCCTACTGGTCTGGATGGGGATGCTGGAGTGACAGGGCCTACAGGTCTGAAG GGTGAACAAGGACTAGCTGGACCAAACGGACCAATG GGTGTATCAGGTGACCCAGGGCTGACAGGAGCTACAGGACCGAGGGGACTAGAGGGGAAGACAGGCGACCCTGGACCGAGGGGGCTGCCTGGCCCCCCCGGACCCCCAGGAGGAAGATTTTTTGTCGAG GATGTAGAGGGGTCTGGGAAGAATGACATGGTCCTTGGCACAGAACTCAAAGGCCCTCAG GGACCTCCTGGTCTCCCTGGCCCTGCAGGACCAAAG GGTGAAGATGGGAAGGATGGGGCTTCTGGGTTGTCAGTGAAG GGTGAGCCTGGTGCTTCTGGACCTGAGGGACTCCAAGGGCTAGCTGGGTTACCAGGCGCCAGG GGATTGAAAGGAGACAAAGGTGATCCAGGACCAAAG GGGGAGTGTGGTCCTGATGGACACAATGTACCTGGTCCTCCTGGTCCTCCTGGCCCTCCAGGACCAATTATCAATCTGCAGGAT CTCCTCCTGAACAATACAGAGAGCATGTTTAACATCACTGAGATACGTGGGCCCCCTGGCCCAATG GGCCCTGAAGGCGAGCCTGGCAGAGCAGGATTCCCT GGCCCAAGAGGACCAAAGGGTGACAGTGGGCTTCCTGGTTTTCAAGGTCCACCAGGAATGAAG GGTGCGAAAGGGGAAGCTGGTGTCACTATCGCTGCCGATGGAACTGTGATGACAAGTGTCAGGGGGCCTCGGGGACCAAAAGGAATCAAG GGTGAGCGTGGCTTCCCTGGAGCTTATGGTGTCATG GGACCAATTGGACCAACTGGACAAAAGGGAGAATACGGGTTCCCTGGTCGACCG GGGCGACCTGGAATGGCAGGGAAGAAGGGAGACCAGGGAGATGCCATTGGTCAACCA GGACTTCCTGGTCCTCCTGGCCCTCCCGGACCCCCAGGACCAGTAACAGGGCTCAACGGA ACAGTTTTTCCGGTCCGTCCCAGACCGTTCTGCAAAACACCA GTTAATGGCAGCAAAGGGTCGTCACAAG GTGGCAGGAGAAACGGAGGTGCTAAAGGGGAAAAGGGAGAGGTTGGACTTCCTGGAATGCCTGGAGAACCAG ATGATATTCTACCAGAAGGCGTTGTA tttgttcctcagggagaaaaaggagaCATGGGCTATGAAGGAATGAAAGGAGACCAGGGTGAACCTGGGTTGCCTGGCCCTCCAGGTCTTCCTGGGAGATCAGGCCTTGTG GGGCCAAAAGGTGAGTCCGTCATTGGCACCGTTGGTCATCCTGGAGCTCCTGGTGAACCAGGGGTTCTTGGCATTGGACGACCAGGCTCTCGGGGGCCCCCTGGCCCTGCCGGACCCCCTGGACCACCCCCTGTCTATGGTTCAG CTGTGAGTATTCCAGGCCCACCTGGGCCTCCCGGTCCTCCTGGGATTACTGGCTATGAAAACCCG gtgtccacatacaggaACACCAACAGTTTGATGAGGGAGAGCCACCGTGCTGCAGAGGGCTCGATGGCATATGTCTCAGACAAGGGAGAACTCTACGTTAGAACTAGAGATGGCTGGCGCAAGGTTCAG CTTGGTGAGCTCATCCTCGTCCCAGCAGAGAGCCCATCCTCTGCAGTGTCCCAGGCCCTGAGCAGACCAGGAGATCGCACCAGACCCCACAGGCCACACAGCCAG GAACTAGTTGGAACTAGCTACGTGCCCAACTATAATGTCCTACCTCATACAGTACACTCAGTACCAGCG CTGCACCTGGTGGCCCTGAATGCTCCGTTCTCTGGGGACATGCGTGGCATCCGGGGAGCAGACTTCCAGTGCTACCAGCAGGCCCGAGCCATGGGTCTCACTGCCACCTACAGAGCCTTCTTGTCCTCACACCTCCAGGACCTGGCCACCATCGTCAAGAAGGGAGACCGCTACAACATGCCCGTCATCAACCTCAAG GGAGAGGTGATCTATAGCAGCTGGATGAACATCTTCTCTGGGAACGGAGGAGTGTTTGACCCATCCATCCCCATCTACTCCTTTGAAGGACGGAACGTCATGACGGACCCTACTTG GCCTCAGAAGCTGGTGTGGCATGGCTCCAGTACGGTGGGCATCCGTATGACCACTAACTACTGTGAGGCGTGGCGGGCGGGTGACATGGCGGTGACGGGCCAGGCTTCGCTCCTCCAGACAGGCAGACTTCTGGGCCAACACACCCGCAGCTGCTCCAACCATTTCATAGTGCTGTGTATCGAGAACAGCTACATTGACCACAGGAGGTCTAATTAA